A region from the Chitinispirillales bacterium ANBcel5 genome encodes:
- a CDS encoding T9SS type A sorting domain-containing protein, translating into MNIMKKQIRVLIFALFLVVFTAFSGEWKHLRPTVGPTIVTNITSLGIYQFALVVETSHIKTIYKRTSGNRLWYRILSDTASSSFANFRGNLETAGGKVFYRGSENNQQSADFGRRWTDLSFDPSKTVFFGDTLLRIYRTQISEDGGRSWNRLSSDFYSGPVNCITYGESKAYIGGWGGIAVLESDLQWSFLDNGLPERENITAIGKLNDSVLIASTELALYHSKDGGSSWGLLDSTISIPFSVTGEKHFAVSENVHYMSTETDIYELANDGSIKRKLDTGFRRYHSGISVFEDTLYTSGYDGVYKYLKSSDSWELTNFGIDRSNIITEAFVSGEEFFVTSVTGLYTPGSIASGYRPMYSSVFALDQLSGEWRIVLEEDFLVSGFAVIGDKYFAALRCPDSEKTIKLVSENRGDSWEDSDFPDLSPHNISVYGDTVYSWNKGILRSTNEFSSWDTITVPRSNTRIEEFVALDNTLIYGWLGKGSRITVGGITISHDGGETLDDLTDRTRQFAYSEGKLIFEYHDTLHISHDSGLTWDAITRSGEKYDINGFTSCGIVFGRHSHFSLDRGATWEPIIGPDGNLTTIRTFRLYNDMMYSIDNGVFYAKPASSLGTTLSSEGPKVYSRATVSDIFHTINGNILSLRLNIPQRETNYHISLHDLKGAVVMKKAGTLSYGKNIIDLDCSGISNAIYLLNIRTGNKHHARRVVIGP; encoded by the coding sequence ATGAATATAATGAAGAAACAAATCAGAGTCCTGATTTTTGCACTTTTCCTTGTAGTTTTCACTGCTTTTTCCGGGGAGTGGAAACACCTCAGACCAACCGTCGGGCCAACAATTGTTACCAATATTACCTCATTGGGAATCTATCAGTTTGCGCTTGTTGTGGAAACATCGCATATCAAAACAATTTACAAAAGAACTTCTGGAAACAGACTATGGTACAGGATTTTATCAGACACTGCCTCCAGTTCGTTTGCAAATTTTCGGGGGAACTTGGAAACCGCCGGGGGAAAAGTGTTCTATAGGGGAAGTGAAAACAATCAACAGTCTGCAGATTTTGGCAGGAGGTGGACCGATCTATCCTTCGATCCATCCAAAACAGTTTTTTTCGGTGATACCCTTCTGCGGATCTACCGTACACAAATTTCGGAAGATGGTGGAAGAAGCTGGAACAGATTATCTTCTGATTTTTATTCTGGACCTGTTAACTGCATCACCTACGGTGAAAGCAAGGCCTATATCGGTGGTTGGGGTGGAATAGCGGTACTGGAAAGTGATTTGCAATGGTCATTTCTTGACAATGGTCTTCCTGAGCGGGAAAACATTACTGCGATAGGAAAATTGAATGATTCGGTACTTATTGCATCTACAGAACTGGCGCTGTACCATTCAAAAGATGGCGGAAGTTCCTGGGGCCTGCTTGATTCAACTATCTCTATACCATTCAGTGTAACAGGGGAAAAGCATTTTGCAGTTTCTGAAAATGTTCACTACATGAGCACAGAAACGGATATCTATGAGCTTGCAAATGATGGCTCAATTAAAAGAAAATTAGATACAGGCTTTAGACGGTATCATTCAGGTATCTCAGTTTTTGAGGACACACTCTATACTTCAGGATATGACGGAGTATATAAGTACCTGAAATCTTCCGATTCATGGGAACTAACGAATTTTGGCATAGATAGAAGCAACATCATAACAGAAGCATTCGTTAGCGGAGAGGAATTTTTTGTTACATCGGTAACAGGCCTGTACACACCCGGATCAATAGCTTCAGGATACAGACCAATGTATTCTTCTGTTTTTGCCTTGGATCAGCTTAGTGGTGAATGGAGAATAGTCCTGGAGGAAGACTTCCTGGTTTCAGGTTTTGCTGTTATCGGAGACAAATACTTTGCTGCTTTGAGGTGTCCAGATTCTGAAAAAACGATCAAGCTTGTCTCTGAGAACAGAGGCGACAGTTGGGAAGATAGTGACTTTCCTGATCTGTCACCCCATAATATTTCTGTCTATGGTGATACTGTGTACTCCTGGAACAAAGGTATTCTGCGAAGTACGAATGAATTCTCCTCATGGGATACTATCACAGTACCTAGATCTAATACTCGGATTGAGGAATTTGTAGCACTGGATAACACACTTATTTATGGATGGCTCGGAAAGGGATCAAGAATAACCGTCGGAGGAATTACTATATCACATGATGGAGGAGAGACTCTGGATGATTTAACAGACAGAACCCGTCAATTTGCCTATTCGGAGGGAAAATTAATTTTTGAATATCATGACACCTTGCACATTTCTCATGATTCAGGCTTAACCTGGGATGCGATTACGCGATCCGGAGAGAAATATGATATTAACGGATTTACAAGCTGTGGAATTGTTTTTGGGAGACATTCGCACTTCTCCTTAGACAGGGGAGCAACCTGGGAACCAATAATCGGTCCAGACGGAAATCTAACAACTATAAGAACCTTCAGGCTTTATAATGATATGATGTATTCAATCGATAATGGTGTTTTTTACGCAAAACCGGCATCATCCCTTGGAACAACTCTATCAAGTGAAGGGCCAAAGGTTTATTCCAGAGCAACTGTTTCCGATATTTTTCATACAATTAATGGCAATATTCTCTCACTTCGGCTCAATATACCACAAAGGGAAACCAACTACCATATCTCTTTACACGATCTTAAAGGCGCTGTTGTAATGAAAAAAGCAGGAACTCTGAGCTATGGAAAGAACATAATTGATTTAGACTGTTCAGGTATTTCAAATGCAATCTATCTGCTCAATATCCGGACTGGAAATAAGCACCATGCCAGAAGAGTTGTTATCGGACCATGA
- a CDS encoding OmpA family protein: MRIKGRFLICLILVFGTALKGSVINSEGHLGVGRALSAYSLGAGGINTGISFKADNADVRVGRNDESAYLLSQNYYLGIGIHTHFDLAVSVPLYQDIWGDNDTEVGVGDLVASLKMVHPGMRDNGFWRIAYVAKVIFPTGKEDAGYVQRHSYYVSGSSRNKNAFTSNNFALSPNLLWTIDFTKFEVPFRLHGNIGGVVAIGIADETNRYTERSSIIGTLNLEYLLRDNFSIFAELDGEYRPVNLDGGWSIGTFNHDRVMLSVGMQGVTRRGFTAAGSIDIGLSEENFSNSWQRNDISYKTSSAPTIGGTFTLGFTRKGRQPTEPVVVPDTVIETITETETIVQLDTLIKRDTVILEPEQRALTEYQVVTLRSVNFRVGSAEITPESYGPIEHIADFLKTHPEIRIEIHGYTDATGSKEINLALSQRRAESVANHLVSMGIDKNRLVPIGFGIENPIADNSTVAGRALNRRVEVVRIKDEDVVETVDTEATDTEATESEAADSEATESEETESEETESEETESEETDSEATDSEATDSEETDSEETDSEETDSEETDSEETDSEETDSEETDSEATDSEATDSEETDSEETDSEETDSEATDSEETDSEETDSEETDSEATDSEATDSEATDSEATDSEATDSEATDSEATDSEETDSEETDSEETDSEETDSEETDSEATDSEATDSEETDSEATDSEETDSEATDSEATDSEATDSEATDSEATDSEETDSEETDSEETDSEETE, encoded by the coding sequence ATGAGAATAAAGGGTAGATTCCTAATCTGTCTTATTCTAGTCTTTGGAACAGCTTTAAAGGGAAGTGTAATAAACAGTGAAGGTCACCTGGGTGTTGGTCGAGCCCTTTCCGCTTACTCCCTTGGAGCGGGAGGAATTAACACCGGAATCTCTTTTAAAGCTGACAACGCAGATGTCAGGGTTGGCCGTAACGATGAAAGTGCTTACCTGCTATCGCAAAATTACTATTTGGGGATAGGTATCCATACACATTTTGATCTTGCTGTTTCAGTGCCGCTGTATCAGGATATTTGGGGCGATAACGATACTGAGGTCGGTGTGGGTGATTTGGTCGCGTCCTTGAAAATGGTACATCCGGGAATGCGTGATAATGGATTCTGGCGCATAGCCTATGTGGCTAAAGTGATTTTTCCTACCGGAAAAGAGGATGCCGGATATGTACAGCGACACTCATACTACGTTTCAGGGAGCAGTCGTAATAAGAATGCTTTTACCAGTAACAATTTTGCTCTAAGCCCCAATCTTCTCTGGACTATTGATTTTACAAAGTTTGAGGTTCCGTTTCGGTTACATGGTAATATCGGTGGTGTTGTAGCTATAGGCATTGCAGATGAAACAAATCGTTATACAGAACGCTCCAGTATTATTGGAACTCTCAATCTTGAGTATTTGCTTAGAGATAACTTTTCAATTTTCGCAGAATTAGATGGAGAGTACCGCCCGGTTAACTTAGATGGTGGCTGGTCGATTGGAACATTTAATCACGACAGGGTTATGCTGTCAGTGGGTATGCAGGGTGTTACAAGAAGGGGGTTCACTGCCGCAGGTTCTATCGATATTGGCTTATCTGAAGAGAACTTTTCAAATTCCTGGCAAAGAAATGATATCTCCTACAAAACCAGTTCTGCACCCACGATTGGGGGAACTTTTACTCTTGGGTTTACCCGTAAGGGAAGGCAGCCAACAGAGCCTGTGGTAGTACCGGATACGGTAATTGAAACAATAACAGAAACAGAAACTATCGTTCAGCTGGATACATTAATTAAGCGCGATACTGTTATACTTGAGCCGGAACAAAGAGCGCTTACCGAATATCAGGTCGTGACGCTACGATCGGTTAATTTCAGGGTAGGAAGCGCAGAAATCACTCCGGAGTCTTACGGCCCAATAGAACATATTGCCGATTTCCTTAAAACACACCCTGAAATACGTATTGAGATACACGGGTATACCGATGCTACAGGAAGCAAAGAGATCAATCTGGCCCTTTCACAAAGGCGGGCGGAAAGTGTAGCAAATCATCTTGTCTCTATGGGTATAGATAAAAACAGATTGGTACCTATAGGCTTTGGCATCGAAAATCCGATTGCTGACAACAGTACCGTTGCCGGTAGGGCTCTGAATCGCAGAGTTGAAGTAGTTCGTATTAAAGATGAAGATGTGGTTGAAACAGTAGACACCGAAGCAACCGACACCGAAGCAACCGAATCAGAAGCAGCCGACTCAGAAGCAACCGAGTCTGAAGAAACAGAGTCTGAAGAAACAGAGTCTGAAGAAACAGAGTCTGAAGAAACCGACTCAGAAGCAACCGACTCTGAAGCAACCGACTCTGAAGAAACCGACTCAGAAGAAACCGACTCAGAAGAAACCGACTCAGAAGAAACCGACTCTGAAGAAACCGACTCAGAAGAAACCGACTCTGAAGAAACCGACTCAGAAGCAACCGACTCTGAAGCAACCGACTCAGAAGAAACCGACTCAGAAGAAACCGACTCAGAAGAAACCGACTCAGAAGCAACCGACTCAGAAGAAACCGACTCAGAAGAAACCGACTCAGAAGAAACCGACTCTGAAGCAACCGACTCTGAAGCAACCGACTCTGAAGCAACCGACTCTGAAGCAACCGACTCTGAAGCAACCGACTCTGAAGCAACCGACTCTGAAGCAACCGACTCAGAAGAAACCGACTCAGAAGAAACCGACTCAGAAGAAACCGACTCAGAAGAAACCGACTCAGAAGAAACCGACTCTGAAGCAACCGACTCAGAAGCAACCGACTCTGAAGAAACCGACTCTGAAGCAACCGACTCTGAAGAAACCGACTCTGAAGCAACCGACTCTGAAGCAACCGACTCTGAAGCAACCGACTCTGAAGCAACCGACTCTGAAGCAACCGACTCTGAAGAAACAGATTCAGAAGAAACAGATTCAGAAGAAACAGATTCAGAAGAAACAGAGTAA
- a CDS encoding T9SS type A sorting domain-containing protein, translating to MEKTILKASLWSWRSAFTLYSKVIALLFALFCIASGQAQKMSANENLSDSSPKFRGRAFKASDSSIIANSKLYLSDDNIPLYGVIGPQDPENIYPSRDSTYTDENGYFEISIEIYPPVFTSNIENDSGETVFHASEPFYDIPHKDSVYSFYLSPLQSTQVSRQAAPSEKRQLQVTQGRTISIKITDWNGAKTSSISVIDLKGKTIARLQASHTGVISWDTQNVPKGVYFLRLNNNVRDISMRIVVK from the coding sequence GTGGAAAAAACTATTCTAAAAGCCTCACTTTGGTCCTGGCGCTCAGCATTTACACTTTACAGTAAAGTTATTGCACTGCTGTTTGCTCTTTTCTGCATTGCAAGTGGACAGGCTCAGAAAATGTCCGCAAATGAGAATCTATCCGATAGTTCACCTAAATTTAGAGGAAGAGCTTTTAAAGCGTCAGATTCATCGATCATTGCTAATTCGAAACTTTACTTATCTGACGATAACATACCATTATATGGTGTAATTGGACCACAGGACCCGGAAAACATCTATCCTTCTCGTGATTCAACCTACACCGACGAAAATGGCTACTTTGAGATATCAATCGAAATATATCCACCTGTTTTTACGTCTAACATAGAAAACGATTCGGGTGAAACGGTGTTCCATGCAAGCGAACCCTTCTACGACATTCCACATAAGGATTCTGTCTATTCATTCTATCTATCTCCGTTACAAAGTACGCAGGTTAGCCGGCAGGCAGCACCTTCAGAAAAACGACAGCTTCAGGTGACACAGGGAAGGACTATATCGATAAAAATTACCGACTGGAATGGCGCTAAGACATCCAGTATTTCAGTAATCGACCTTAAAGGAAAAACTATTGCCAGGTTACAGGCATCACATACCGGAGTTATCTCCTGGGATACTCAAAACGTGCCCAAAGGAGTCTACTTTTTAAGACTGAACAATAACGTGCGTGATATTAGTATGCGCATAGTGGTAAAATAG
- a CDS encoding T9SS type A sorting domain-containing protein: MGKTILKASLWSWRSAFTLYSKVIALLFALFCVASGQAQKMSANENLSDSSPKLRGRAFKALDSSVVANSKIYFATYSAPLYGVMEPWEDEYFYFPRDSTYTDEDGYFEVTFDYFSNITSNIENDSGETVFHVSEPFYYVSQKDSVYSFYLSPLQNTQVSRQEASPSEKRQLQVTQGRTITVKITDWNGAKTSSISVIDLKGKTIARLQASHTGVISWDTQNVPKGVYLLRLNNKVRDVSMRIVVK, encoded by the coding sequence GTGGGAAAAACTATTCTAAAAGCCTCACTTTGGTCCTGGCGCTCAGCATTTACACTTTACAGTAAAGTTATTGCACTGCTGTTTGCTCTTTTCTGCGTTGCAAGTGGACAGGCTCAGAAAATGTCCGCAAATGAGAATCTATCTGATAGTTCACCTAAACTCAGAGGAAGAGCTTTTAAAGCATTGGATTCATCAGTTGTTGCTAATTCGAAAATATACTTCGCTACCTATAGTGCACCTTTATATGGTGTAATGGAACCATGGGAAGATGAATACTTCTACTTTCCTCGTGATTCAACATACACCGATGAAGATGGCTACTTTGAGGTAACATTCGATTATTTTTCCAATATTACATCTAACATAGAAAACGATTCGGGTGAAACGGTATTCCATGTAAGCGAACCCTTCTACTATGTTTCACAGAAGGATTCTGTATATTCATTTTATCTATCTCCGCTACAAAATACGCAGGTTAGCCGGCAGGAGGCATCACCTTCAGAAAAACGACAGCTTCAGGTGACACAGGGAAGGACTATAACTGTAAAGATTACCGACTGGAATGGCGCTAAGACATCCAGTATTTCAGTAATCGACCTTAAAGGAAAAACTATTGCCAGGTTACAGGCATCACATACCGGAGTTATCTCCTGGGATACTCAAAACGTGCCCAAAGGAGTCTACCTTTTAAGACTGAACAATAAAGTGCGTGATGTCAGTATGCGCATAGTGGTAAAATAG
- a CDS encoding TIGR04133 family radical SAM/SPASM protein: MNKCTNLLLREKIALRLYSSKKKAEARAHELRYLFWECTLKCNLSCLHCGSDCSSDNTISDMPLEDFLAVLDSIKKTHDPSRIIVAITGGEPLMRKDLAIAGQEIRKRGFRWGIVTNGYLMNKDRFDELLGAGLVSMAISLDGFKEDHDWFRGKKDSYNRAIETIKYAVKAEGKKRIIFDIVTCVNQRNIGNLEGIKKLLVKLGVKRWRLASIFPKGRASSNTELTLQPQQLHQLMEFIKRTRSEGQIEASYGCQGFLGNYEMKVRSAPHYCRAGISIGSVLVDGSISACPSLRADYIQGNIYKDDFLQVWNNRYKVMRNRSWLRTGACKTCKVWKYCFGSGLHIRTEKSGELLYCEYNEMKKGDV, translated from the coding sequence ATGAACAAATGTACTAATTTGCTGTTAAGAGAAAAAATAGCACTGAGGCTTTACTCGTCCAAAAAAAAGGCAGAGGCAAGGGCCCATGAACTACGCTATCTCTTCTGGGAGTGCACACTGAAATGCAATCTTTCCTGTCTTCATTGTGGAAGTGATTGTTCAAGTGATAACACTATTTCTGATATGCCTCTTGAAGATTTTTTAGCTGTACTGGATTCAATAAAGAAAACCCATGATCCTTCCAGAATCATTGTGGCAATTACCGGTGGTGAGCCCCTGATGCGCAAAGATCTTGCAATAGCCGGGCAAGAAATCAGAAAACGTGGGTTTCGATGGGGTATTGTTACCAATGGCTACCTGATGAACAAAGATCGGTTTGATGAGCTTCTTGGGGCCGGGCTTGTTAGTATGGCGATCAGTCTTGATGGTTTTAAAGAGGACCATGATTGGTTCAGAGGAAAAAAAGATTCCTATAACCGGGCCATTGAAACCATTAAATACGCAGTTAAAGCTGAAGGTAAAAAACGTATTATCTTCGACATTGTAACTTGTGTAAACCAAAGGAATATAGGTAATCTTGAGGGAATAAAAAAACTTCTGGTTAAGCTTGGAGTTAAACGGTGGCGATTGGCTTCGATCTTTCCCAAGGGACGGGCAAGCAGCAATACAGAGCTTACGTTACAACCCCAACAATTACACCAGCTGATGGAGTTTATAAAACGCACCAGGTCAGAAGGGCAAATTGAGGCTTCCTATGGTTGCCAGGGTTTTTTGGGAAACTACGAAATGAAAGTACGGTCCGCACCGCATTACTGCAGAGCGGGGATAAGTATTGGTTCGGTGCTTGTTGATGGCTCTATCAGTGCCTGTCCCTCCCTGAGAGCGGATTATATACAGGGAAATATTTACAAAGATGATTTTTTGCAGGTATGGAACAATCGCTATAAGGTAATGAGAAACAGGTCATGGCTGAGAACAGGTGCATGCAAAACGTGCAAGGTATGGAAATACTGCTTTGGCAGTGGTTTGCATATAAGAACGGAGAAAAGCGGAGAGCTTCTTTACTGCGAATACAATGAAATGAAAAAAGGGGATGTGTGA